In the bacterium genome, GGATCTCCCGCCACTCTTCGCTCGACCGTCTCACCTTGCCGTTCGCTTGCACCCGCACGCCGCCTCCTTCTGGATTGTCATGCGGTGGGTCTACATCGTGACGGCGAGCCGGGGAAGAACGTCGATGTCTGACCGCTTACGTTGCTATGAATGGACCCGATCAGCGGTCAACAAACGACCGTTTCGGATCAAAGGAGGATCCTCAGAAGGCAAGGGCAGCTCTCTACGCCGGGGGCAGCCGAGGGCGCAGCAGCACCCTGAAGCGCAGCTCGGCCGTCTCCGGGAATGGGCCGAGTGGGCGGGTCTGGACCTGGTCGAGTTCGGCAATCGGGAAGCGTTCTGTCATCGAGCCTGCAGCGAGCCAGCGGGGTCGCGTTGGCTGGGTAGAGGCCGAGAGCCCAGCCGGCCTCCCGGTGCATCAGCCCCAGACGTTTCCCCTGTCTTGTCGCGCAGTTACGCCGGTTTGACCAGCGCCCCATGGGGCCTAGGTTTGGGTCTTCACCTCGTCGGGGGAGGGTCGGGTTGAGCGACGAAATGGGCGCGAATGGCACGGACACGGTCCGCATTCGTGTGTTCGGGGACGAGATGCTGGAGGTGCCTGCCGAGCAGCCTGTGCTGCCGGTGCGCAACGCGGTGGTGTTCCCGGGCATGAACGTGCCCCTCACGGTGGGCCGCCCCGGCTCGCTGGCCGCCCTCGAGGAAGCCGGCGATGGTGGCTACCTGGTCGTCGCCTCCCAGCGGGATCCGGAAACCGAAAACCCTGGCATGGACGATCTCCACCCGGTGGCGTGTATCGCCCGGGTCGTGCGGGTGGTGGATGCGCGCAACGAGGCGCGCCAGGCGCTCGTGGTCGGCGTAGTCCGGACGCGAATGCGCGAGCTCCCGGGAAGCCCCGGCGGCCTGAGGGTTGCCATCGACCCGATCGTGGAGGCGGCGGAGACCAGCCCGGAGGGCGAGACGGCCCGGCAGCACGTGTTGCATCTGGCCCACCAGGTCATCGAGGTACGCGACGACTACCCGGACGAGTGGAAGACGATGCTGAGCCAGCTTCCCACGCCCGGGCTCCTGGCCGATCTGATTTCCGCGAATCTGCCCATGAGCATGGAAGAGCGGGTAGAGCTGCTGGCCGAGCCCGATACCGCGGCCCGGCTCTGGAAGCTGGCCAGCGTTCTCGAGCGTGAGGTGACGATCGCGGAGACGCAGCAGGCACTGAAGGACGAAGAATCGAGCGACGAGATCGACCCGCAACGCCGCGAGAGACTCTTGCGAAGACGCATGCGGGATATCGAATCAGAGCTTGGCGAAGGCGATGAAGGTCAACGCGAGGCGGACGATCTCGCCGATCGGTTGGAGAACGCGGAACTGCCTGCCGAGGCCCGCAAGCATACGGACCGGGAGCTGCGACGCTTCCGCGCCCTGCCCCAGCACGCGCCCGATCGTCACCTGCTGCGTACCTACCTGGAATGCGTGGCGGATCTGCCCTGGTCGGTCTCTACCGACGATCATCTCGATCTGGCCGCTGCCCGACAGGTCCTGGACGAGGACCACCACGATCTCGAGAAGGTGAAGGATCGCATTCTCGAATACCTTTCCGTGCGCTTGCTCGCGCCGGACGCGAAGGCGCCGATCCTTTGCTTCGTCGGGCCACCGGGCGTCGGCAAGACGTCCCTCGGGCGCTCGATCGCCCGCGCCATGGGCCGGAAGTTTGCCCGGGCTTCCCTCGGCGGTGTTCGCGACGAGGCGGAGATCCGCGGCCATCGGCGCACCTACGTCGGCGCGATGCCCGGCCGCATCCTGCAGAATCTGCGACGGGCAGGCTCGCACAACCCGGTCTTCCTGCTCGACGAGATCGACAAGCTCGGAGCGGATTTTCGCGGAGATCCTTCGTCCGCACTCCTCGAAGTGCTCGACCCGGAGCAGAACAACACGTTCTCCGATCACTACCTCGAGGTGCCCTTCGATCTTTCGCGGGTGCTCTTCATCGCGACCGCCAATTCCCTCTCGACCATTCCCCCGGCCTTGCTCGACCGAATGGAAGTGATCGAGCTGCCCGGCTACACCGATCGCGACAAGCTCGTGATCGCCCGCCGCCACCTGATCCCCAAGCAGCTCGAAGCCCACGGCCTGACATCGGAACAGGCTGAGGTGACCGACGACGCGGTCGATCTGGTGGTCCACGAATACACCCGGGAGGCCGGTGTCCGAAACCTCGAACGGAACTTCGCCACCTTGATGCGAAAGGTCGCCGCCCGCATTGCCGGCTCCCCGGAAGCCGCGCCGATCGTTGCCGATGCGGCCTTCGCCTCCGAGGCACTCGGTCCGCCGCCTCATCTTCCGGAGACCGCCGAGCGGACGACGCTGCCTGGCGTGGTCGTCGGTCTGGCGGCCACGGCCCACGGTGGCGACATCCTGTTCATCGAAGCCTCCTCCGTGCCCGGAGGGAAAGGCGTCCGCTTGCGGCTCACCGGCCAGCTCGGTGATGTCATGAAGGAATCCGCCGAGACCGCTCTTTCGTGGGTTCGCGCCAATGCAGAACGCCTGGGTCTGGCCGAGCCGTTTGCGAACGGCATGGAGATCCACCTCCACGTTCCCGCCGGAGCCGTCCCCAAGGACGGCCCCTCCGCAGGCGCGGCGCTCTCGGCTGCAATCGTGTCGGTGCTTTCAGAACGCCGAGCCCGGGGCGACGTGGCCATGACCGGCGAGATCTCCCTGCGCGGACGCGTCCTGCCGGTCGGCGGCATCAAGGAGAAGCTCCTCGCTGCGGCCCGCGCCGGTGTCACCACTGTGCTGATCCCCCGACGCAACGAAAAAGATCTCGTCGAAGTCCCCGATGAAGTGCGCGAAAAGCTCGACATCCGCTCTCTCGACACCATCGAGGACGCCCTGCAAGGCGTCCTCGAACCCGAATAAGTCAACCAGCGGGGACGGATTTTACAATTGACTTGTTGAGGGGCTCAGCCCCTCAACAAGTCAATTGTAAACTCCGTCCCCGCTGGTTGACTTGCTTAGGGGCGGCCCAGGGTCCAGAGCGCTGGGGCTTTGGCAAGCTCGACGTTGAAGAGGTCGTAGAGCGCGGGGATTTCGGTGAGCATCAGAAGCGCCCCGAAAGCCATGGTCGCCAGCATGTAGAGCGCAAAGCCGCGTTCGCGGTAGAGCCGTTCCGGGTTCTGCACCGGGCTGTTCGGCTTGAGGCCGAGCTGCATGTAGTAGGCAAAGAAGCCCGCCAGCAGCGGTACCACCAGGATCAGCTCCAGGTGGTAGCGGACGATGAACATGCCCGAGAAGAGCGCACTCGCGATCGCGTAAAAGAAGAGGCTGATCAGGAGGCGCGGCTCGTCGTAGTAGGCAAACGATTGGCGATAACGAGCTGCCACGCCCGGGTTCCCGATCTCCCGGTATTCTGCGAAGCGTTTCATGGCCATGAAGAATGCGCCCACCATCCAGTACGCCAGGATCAACGTGAGCGGCGGGAAGCTGTGGGGAATGAGGGCGAACCATCCAAGCAGCAACCGGATCGGGTTGTTCACCGATTCCGACAGGACGTCGATGTACGGAACTTCCTTGGTCCGCATCGGGCGCACGTTGTAGAACACGCCCATCACCCACAGGGCGATGAGAGAGGCGGTGAACGGCACGTTCACCAGCAGCCCCAGGCCGATGCCGATCGCCCCGAGCACCAGCCACTCGATGAGCGCGTAGCGGCGGCGGATCTCCCAGTTGGCGGCCGGACGACGACGCTTGGTCGGATGCTTCCGGTCGAAGGCCGCATCCAGGGTCTCGTTCAGGACGTAGTTGCTGCTGGCCGTGAGGCAGGTGGCAAACAGCGCCAGGAGCAGGACCGGAACGCTCGACCAGCCGAACAGGCTCGGATCCACGAAGAACGCCACGAACACGCCGAGCAGCATGAAAACGTTCTTGAACCAATGGTCGATCCGAGCGATCTGGATATAGGGCCAGAAGCGCGGGTTGTCCCGGTAGGCGAGCGTCTCCTCGTTCATCTTGTCGGGACCATCGCCCCCCGGCTCGCGTCTGGCAACCATCCCGCGGGGCTCAGCGCTTTCCCGTGAAGCGGTAGATCTGGATGTCTTTCTCGTCCAGATGCTCGGGAAGGGGAAGCGTCGCCAAATGCTCGAATCCAGCCACGGGAGCGCCGGTCTCGAAGATCTCCGCCAGGTAGGTCTTCTTCAGCCGGTAGTAGTGGTGGTGGGAGGGATTCCGAAGAGGACCGCGATCCGTAAAGACCGCCAGGGAAATCCCCTTGCGTTCGAATTCCGGGCGGAGGCCCTCGAGATCCTCCGCTTCGAATCCCGAATAGGAGACGAGCCGTTGCGGCTCGATCCCGGCCAGATGAACCACGTGGGTACGGGGCAGCAAAGCCACCTTCTCTCCTGGCTGGACGTTTTGCTGGAGCCATTCGGCCACCTGAACCGCAGACCAATTGGCGTAGAAGATCTTGTGCACGGCACGCTGCTTCCCCAGCATGCCGCCGGCCACCAGGGGGATGACCGCAACCAGCAGACCGGCGGCCGCCGCCATCCGCCACGGACGCGTCGATACCGACGCCAATCCGCGCACGATTGCGACTCCGCCGAGAACGACCGCAACCGCCAGGAACGCGAACTCGATGCCCAACGACAAGGTCTGCTGCTCCGCCGCCATCTTGCGCACCCAGAAGACGAGGCCTGAAGCCGAGAGCACGAGACTCACTCCCGCCACTGCCCTGGCTCCCCAGGGCTTGAACCGCTCCAAGGCGAGCGCTCCCCATTCCGCGAGACGGAACGCTCCCCACACCCACAACAGCAGCCAGATCCACTCGGTGGAGTAGACATAACGAGCCTTGTTGATGCCGAATCCGACGATCACGGAAACGCACACCAGGCCGAATCCGAGCATCGAAAGCGCCGCCACTCGGCGTTCGCGAAGCCCGACGACGATGCCCGCCACGAGCGGAAGAACCACCACCCCGACGAAGGGGATGAACCAGATCCATCGGCTCGTGTACCAACCCGCGAAGGGCTCTTTCAGCGATCGCAGAAAGAAGCCGGGGGCGGGCTGGAAACCCATGCCAGCCATCAGATCGTAGTAGCTGGTCCCCCCCGTGCCGCCGAGGGCTCCGGTACCCGCCCAGAGAAGCAGCGGAAGCGTGGCCCCTGCGGCCTTCCAGAACGGAGGACCCAGCCGTCGTCCCTCGGCCCATTCCGCCAGGAAGAGGATCGGGATGAGCACGGCGGCTTCGTAGCGAGACAACGCCGCAGCCGCGGCAAACGCATACTGCCAGCCGGAACCCCGAGCCTGAAAGACAAAAGCCCAGATCGCAAAGCAACCGAGGCTCGGCTCGACCAGGGGCTGAAGCCCGTTCGCATGGAACTGGGTCGTGGTCGCGAAGAGCAGCGGGAGTAGCAGCGCGCCGCCGCCGATCGTTCGACGCCCGATCAGGAACAGTCCCAGGAGGCTCGCCAGGGAGAACAGCTGGTTCCATCCCAGAGCCGCCGCGAGGTACGGACGTTCGCCCGGAAGGTGGGGCCCCACCAACGCCATCAGTGCCGGCAGGATCGGCATCCGCTTGTAATTCGGAGGGGGCTCCAACGCGGCGAAGCTCTGGGCCGTGCGCTCGAAGGACGCGTAGTCGTTGTTCGGCACCACGAAGGGTTGGAACTGGAACGCCCAATAGGCCAGGACCACCGCACACAACAGCGCGAGCAGACCGGCTTCGAGACGCGTCTCGGCGGGACCGACCGTCACGGGCGGCGGTGCTAACGAGGCCAGCAGATCTGGAAGCCCTCATGCACGCCCTTGGGGTCGTAGCCAAAATCCTCCGTGGCGTTCGCGTGGCTCAGGTTCGCGTCCTGGATGACACCGGCGATCATCTGCCACGAGATCGGCGGCTTGGCCATCACCATGCCCAGCACCCAGGCGACGACCTTGGCCGCCCAGACGGGGATCTTCACGAACGGACGGCTCATCCCCTGATGGGCGAGCATGAGCTTCGAGAGCTCCCACATGCCGAGTTCTTCGCCACCGCTGAAGGCGTAGGTCTTGCCGTGGGTCTTCTCGTTTCCGGCGATGGCGATCAAGCCGTCCATGATGTCGTCCGTATGCACCGGATTCTTCAAGGCCTTGCCGTCCCCGATGATCGGCACGATCGGCCAGCTCTTCAACTGATCGAGGTAGCGCATGAACTCTTCGCCACCGTTCTCGTCGTACACCAGCGTCGGACGAATGATCGTGTACGCCATGGCTGTCTGAGAGGAGATCATCGCCTCGGTCTGGCGCTTCGAAAGCGAGTAGGCCGTGGTATGCGGATAGACGACCGAAGCGGACGAGATCAACACGAAATGCTTCACCCCGGCTTCCGTCGCAGCTTCGATCACGTTGCGGGTGCCCTCCACATTCACCCGCTGGAACCAGGAGTCGTCCGGAGGCAGGATCACGGCTGCCAGGTGGTAGACCGTCTCGACGCCATCGAAGAGCCCCTCCAGGGTCGTCGGATCCGTGATGTCCCCGTGTACGAGATCGACATCCAGGCCCGGAAGACTCGTGCCCGGCCGATCGAGAACTCGAATCTCGAAGCCTTTTTCGATGAGGCCCTTGCAGAGCCGCCGACCTACCACGCCTGCACCACCAGTAATCAGAATCATCGCATTTCCCCTTCCAAGGACTTCCTCACCACAACGTCTCGCGATCGAGGAAGATCATCTGCCAGAGTTCCAGAATGACGAGGCTCATCACCTGCTTCAGGTAGATGAACTCGCCGGTCTCCATTCGTGTTCGCAGCTGGCTCACGACCTTCGGGTCGAAGAGGCCACGCTGCCGCACCCGTTCCTCATCGAGGCACATCCGGATCAAATCCTGGATTGCCTTGCTCTCGTGAAAATACTCGAGCGGGAAGTAAAACGGATTTTTGCTGCGTTGCACGTTTTCGCCGGGCAGGAACTTCTTCCCGAGCTGGCGCTCCACGTACTTGTCTGTAAAGCCCCGCAGCTTCATGCGAGCAGGCATCCGGAAGGCCAGCTCGATGATGCGATGGTCGAGGAAGGGACATCGCAGCTCCAAGGAGTGGGCCATGGTGTTCTTGTCCTGGCGCAAGAGCAGGTTGTCCTGGAGCCAGTCGTCGAATTGAAGCTTGAGCAGGCGATCTAGGAAAGGGCCTTCCTGCGGATCGCCGCGCACCCAATCTTCCGTGGCCGCTCCGCGAAAGCCTTCGCTGTAGAGGCCACGTCGCTCGTCCAGATCGAAGAGCGCCTTCAAGGCGATGTAGTTGCTGTTCAGGCTGCGGCGCTTGTAGTGCCGCAAGTAGTCGGCGGTCTTCTTACGCCCCTGCTTGCCGAGGTGGGCGGGATAGACGAAGAGCTTGTCCAGCATGTCCACGGGTGCGTTGGCCACCGCAGGCGCGACCACATTGCGGGTCAGGAAACCGGGCACGACCTTATGGGCCCATTCCGTCCAGCGGATGATCTTGTGGAAGGAGTAGCCGGCGAAGCTCTCGTCGGCGCCCTCCCCCGAGAGCACCACCTTCACCTCGCGGCGGGTCGTCTCGGCCAGCAAGTAGTAGGCGAGGATCAGCACGTCACCAATCGGCCTTTCCAGGTGATAGATGGCTTTCGGCAGATGCTCGAAATCTTCGGGCCGGGCGTGGATCTCATGGTGATCACAGCCGAGCCGGGCGGCCAGGTTGCGCGCATCTGCCGTCTCATCGATCGGCGAATCGAAGCCGATCGAGAAGGTCTTCACTCGGTCGGTGTGACGCGCCATCGCAGCCACCACCAGGCTCGAATCGATCCCGGCGCTCAAGTAGGCACCGAAAGGGACATCACTCCTCATCGTCAGGTGCACCGCGTCCTCGAAGACCTCTTCCAGCTCCTGCTGATCCTCGGCTTCGGATCGGTAGGGTCCGCCGGGCGTCTCCACATCCCAGTAGCGACGGATCGTCAGCTCACCTTCACGCCAGCGCATGAAGTGGCCCGCCGGCAGGACGCGGATGCCTTCAAAGAGCGTCTCGGGCTGGGGCACATAGCGAAGCGTCAGGTAGGGATCGACCGCCTGACGGTTCAACGCCCGCGGAACGTCCTCGCTTTCGAGGAGCGACTTCACCTCGGATGCAAACAGCAGCCGCCCGCCTTGCTGGGTGTAGTACAGCGGCTTCTGGCCGGCGCGATCCCGGGCGATGAAGAGCTCCCTGTGCCGGGTGTTCCAGAGGGCAAAGGCGAACATACCATTCAGATGATCGAGGCTATCGACCCCCCATTGCTCGTAGGCGTGGACCAGGATCTCCGTATCGCTCTGGGTCTTGAATTGATGGCCCAGCTTCACGAGCTCGTCGCGAAGCTCCCGGTAGTTGTAGATCTCCCCGTTGAAGCACACGATGAGGGAGCCGTCCTCATTGGCGATCGGCTGGCTTCCACCTTCGAGATCGATGATCGACAGCCGCCGCATGCCCATAGAGAAGCGGGGCTCGGTGTAGGCGCCCTCGCCATCGGGCCCACGGTGAACGATCACCTGCCCCATGCGGCGCAAGAGAGCATCATCCTCGAAGCCGGCAAAGCCGAAAATCCCGCACATGATTGGCTGCCGCAGCTCCCGAACCGGTTCGGCCGAGAATAGGCAACGGTCTCCGAGCAGTCGATGGAGCCGCCGCGGGCGAGCCTCAGAGGCCTCCTGAGCCCTCTTCTGTTTCGCCGGACGCGAGATACCGGAACAGCCGATACGTGAACTGCGGTTCGATTCCCTGGAAGCGACCGACTTCCGCATAGCGCTCCGGATCCAGCAACAAGGCGATGCCGTCCGGGCGCTTGGCTTCGTTCTGACGAGGATACCCGTAGAACACGTACAGCTCCTTCTCGGCGCGCCTGGATTCTCGCTCCAGGTCCACGATCTCCCGCGCCTCATCGACGTACTGGATCCACGGATCGTAGATCCGCACGATTCCACCGCCGAGGCCGTAGCCCGCACGAAGGATCGAACTGGGCGAATCGCCCGCTTCCGTACGCAAGCGCTCCGCGACTTCTCGCATGGGCGAGTAGGGGCGCGTCAGCAGCAGCTGGGTCTCGGGCCACACCAGCCATTGAAAGGCCGCGACCAACACGAGCAATCCGGCGGGCACCAGAACCCGGCGCAGACCGGCACCGAACCGCGCTGCGGCCAACGCGAGCGCCCCCTCGGCGGCGATGGCCAGCAGCGCTGCGAACACCGCCGCGGCGTAGATCACGAAGCGCGGATAGAAGTACATCTGGTTCGCCCAGGACACGAACAGAATCAGAGCCGGCGCCAGTACCAGCGCCACGAGCGGCCAGCGTGCCGGACCGGGACGCGCCACCACCCGGCCAAAGCCGATCGCCACGAGCAGCGGAGCCCCCTGAAACACCAACGCCCCCAGCCACGGTGCGGTCTCCATCCAGGCCTGGAACGAGGGGAAGGGGTCGTGGGCGATGCTCTCGGTGATGGCCCGAAACGGCACGCCGAGCGTCATCCAGACCCAGACCCGGCGAAGCACACCCGCATTCACCGTGTCGCCGGATTGCCAGACATCGCTCCAGTCCATGGCCTGGGAGATGAGCGGCGCACAGAGTGCGACGAAGGCCATCACGGCGAGGACATTCACGACCACGAAGCGAAGCAGCAGGGTCGCCCGGTCTCGTCGGCTGGCCTGGGTCAGCGCGATCCCAGCCAGCGCCGCCACGCTGAAGGCCACCGCCAGATAGATATGGGCCGGTTGGATCCACATCAAGAGCGTCATGCTGGCGCCATACGCGAGCCATTGTCGAAAACGCCCGCACCGGAGCGCTTCTTGGAGCAGCAACGCTGCACCGACCGCGATCAGCACACTCAACGTGTAGGCGCGCCCCTCTGCACCGTACCGGAGATGCCACGGATGAATCGCCAGCAGGCCCGCCGCCGCCAGGGCTGCTCCCGGAAATCCCAACCGCCAGACGAAGACGCCCAACAAGATCACGCTCAGCATCGAGGCCAACACTGCCGGCAGGTGGAACGCGCGATCCGAGAACTGCCAACTTTCGGCGCCGCTCATGATTCTCTCGGCGTCGACCGAGACCCGCGCCAACA is a window encoding:
- the lon gene encoding endopeptidase La, coding for MSDEMGANGTDTVRIRVFGDEMLEVPAEQPVLPVRNAVVFPGMNVPLTVGRPGSLAALEEAGDGGYLVVASQRDPETENPGMDDLHPVACIARVVRVVDARNEARQALVVGVVRTRMRELPGSPGGLRVAIDPIVEAAETSPEGETARQHVLHLAHQVIEVRDDYPDEWKTMLSQLPTPGLLADLISANLPMSMEERVELLAEPDTAARLWKLASVLEREVTIAETQQALKDEESSDEIDPQRRERLLRRRMRDIESELGEGDEGQREADDLADRLENAELPAEARKHTDRELRRFRALPQHAPDRHLLRTYLECVADLPWSVSTDDHLDLAAARQVLDEDHHDLEKVKDRILEYLSVRLLAPDAKAPILCFVGPPGVGKTSLGRSIARAMGRKFARASLGGVRDEAEIRGHRRTYVGAMPGRILQNLRRAGSHNPVFLLDEIDKLGADFRGDPSSALLEVLDPEQNNTFSDHYLEVPFDLSRVLFIATANSLSTIPPALLDRMEVIELPGYTDRDKLVIARRHLIPKQLEAHGLTSEQAEVTDDAVDLVVHEYTREAGVRNLERNFATLMRKVAARIAGSPEAAPIVADAAFASEALGPPPHLPETAERTTLPGVVVGLAATAHGGDILFIEASSVPGGKGVRLRLTGQLGDVMKESAETALSWVRANAERLGLAEPFANGMEIHLHVPAGAVPKDGPSAGAALSAAIVSVLSERRARGDVAMTGEISLRGRVLPVGGIKEKLLAAARAGVTTVLIPRRNEKDLVEVPDEVREKLDIRSLDTIEDALQGVLEPE
- the asnB gene encoding asparagine synthase (glutamine-hydrolyzing), producing MCGIFGFAGFEDDALLRRMGQVIVHRGPDGEGAYTEPRFSMGMRRLSIIDLEGGSQPIANEDGSLIVCFNGEIYNYRELRDELVKLGHQFKTQSDTEILVHAYEQWGVDSLDHLNGMFAFALWNTRHRELFIARDRAGQKPLYYTQQGGRLLFASEVKSLLESEDVPRALNRQAVDPYLTLRYVPQPETLFEGIRVLPAGHFMRWREGELTIRRYWDVETPGGPYRSEAEDQQELEEVFEDAVHLTMRSDVPFGAYLSAGIDSSLVVAAMARHTDRVKTFSIGFDSPIDETADARNLAARLGCDHHEIHARPEDFEHLPKAIYHLERPIGDVLILAYYLLAETTRREVKVVLSGEGADESFAGYSFHKIIRWTEWAHKVVPGFLTRNVVAPAVANAPVDMLDKLFVYPAHLGKQGRKKTADYLRHYKRRSLNSNYIALKALFDLDERRGLYSEGFRGAATEDWVRGDPQEGPFLDRLLKLQFDDWLQDNLLLRQDKNTMAHSLELRCPFLDHRIIELAFRMPARMKLRGFTDKYVERQLGKKFLPGENVQRSKNPFYFPLEYFHESKAIQDLIRMCLDEERVRQRGLFDPKVVSQLRTRMETGEFIYLKQVMSLVILELWQMIFLDRETLW
- a CDS encoding UbiA prenyltransferase family protein, producing the protein MNEETLAYRDNPRFWPYIQIARIDHWFKNVFMLLGVFVAFFVDPSLFGWSSVPVLLLALFATCLTASSNYVLNETLDAAFDRKHPTKRRRPAANWEIRRRYALIEWLVLGAIGIGLGLLVNVPFTASLIALWVMGVFYNVRPMRTKEVPYIDVLSESVNNPIRLLLGWFALIPHSFPPLTLILAYWMVGAFFMAMKRFAEYREIGNPGVAARYRQSFAYYDEPRLLISLFFYAIASALFSGMFIVRYHLELILVVPLLAGFFAYYMQLGLKPNSPVQNPERLYRERGFALYMLATMAFGALLMLTEIPALYDLFNVELAKAPALWTLGRP
- a CDS encoding NAD-dependent epimerase/dehydratase family protein; protein product: MILITGGAGVVGRRLCKGLIEKGFEIRVLDRPGTSLPGLDVDLVHGDITDPTTLEGLFDGVETVYHLAAVILPPDDSWFQRVNVEGTRNVIEAATEAGVKHFVLISSASVVYPHTTAYSLSKRQTEAMISSQTAMAYTIIRPTLVYDENGGEEFMRYLDQLKSWPIVPIIGDGKALKNPVHTDDIMDGLIAIAGNEKTHGKTYAFSGGEELGMWELSKLMLAHQGMSRPFVKIPVWAAKVVAWVLGMVMAKPPISWQMIAGVIQDANLSHANATEDFGYDPKGVHEGFQICWPR